A part of Streptomyces sp. DSM 40750 genomic DNA contains:
- a CDS encoding lysophospholipid acyltransferase family protein: MFYYLLKYVLLGPLLRLVFRPRIEGLEHVPSSGAAIVAGNHLSFSDHFLMPAILKRRITFLAKAEYFTGPGLKGRLTAFFFRSAGQIPVDRSGKEAGQAAIREGLGVLSKDELLGIYPEGTRSHDGRLYKGKVGVAVMALRARVPVIPCAMIGTFEAQPPGKVIPNIHPVVIRFGKPLDFSRYEGMEGEKAVLRAITDEIMYAILSLSDQEYVDQYAAVVKAEEAAAAKERKFPRLPLS, from the coding sequence GTGTTCTATTACCTGCTCAAATACGTGCTTCTGGGTCCACTGCTGAGACTGGTCTTCCGGCCTCGCATCGAGGGCCTCGAACACGTACCGTCGTCGGGCGCGGCCATCGTCGCGGGCAATCACCTGTCCTTCTCGGACCACTTCCTGATGCCCGCGATCCTCAAGCGCCGCATCACCTTCCTGGCGAAGGCCGAGTACTTCACCGGCCCCGGCCTCAAGGGCCGGCTGACGGCGTTCTTCTTCCGCAGCGCCGGCCAGATCCCGGTCGACCGCTCCGGCAAGGAGGCAGGTCAGGCCGCCATCCGCGAGGGGCTCGGCGTGCTGAGCAAGGACGAGCTCCTCGGCATCTACCCGGAGGGCACCCGCTCGCACGACGGCCGCCTGTACAAGGGCAAGGTCGGCGTGGCGGTCATGGCGCTCAGGGCCCGCGTGCCCGTCATCCCCTGCGCGATGATCGGCACCTTCGAGGCGCAGCCCCCGGGCAAGGTCATCCCGAACATCCACCCCGTCGTCATCCGCTTCGGCAAGCCCCTCGACTTCTCCCGCTACGAGGGCATGGAAGGCGAGAAGGCCGTCCTGCGCGCCATCACCGACGAGATCATGTACGCGATCCTCTCGCTCTCCGACCAGGAGTACGTCGACCAGTACGCGGCCGTCGTGAAGGCGGAGGAGGCCGCGGCGGCGAAGGAGCGCAAGTTCCCGCGGCTGCCGCTGAGTTGA
- a CDS encoding NAD-dependent epimerase/dehydratase family protein: MVIGATGQIGRVAVGALARDGWAVTAVSRGGDRDDDWPEDVRAVPADRGDDAALAAAVGDGCDALVDMVAYGPEHARQLLALADRIGSAVVVSSISVYEDDNGRTFDTQAEPDGFPEYPVPLPESQRTIRPADTSYSTRKAGLEQELLAAADRLPTTLLRAGAIHGPHCRTPRELYFVKRNLDGRPRRVLAYGGASRFHPASVHNIAELIRLAAARPGARALNAVDPDAPTVAEIAAAIDTVMGVEPENVLVDGPAPAPTVGDTPWSVPVPVVCDMSAAERELGYRPVVRYAESLPETVAWIEARLAGERDWREAYPKMFATYGELFDYAAEDTWLAGRQA; the protein is encoded by the coding sequence GTGGTGATCGGAGCGACGGGACAGATCGGCCGGGTGGCCGTGGGCGCGCTGGCGCGGGACGGCTGGGCGGTGACAGCCGTCTCGCGGGGCGGCGACCGGGACGACGACTGGCCGGAGGACGTACGGGCCGTACCGGCCGACCGCGGTGACGACGCGGCACTGGCGGCAGCGGTGGGAGACGGCTGCGACGCGCTCGTGGACATGGTCGCGTACGGCCCCGAGCACGCCCGGCAGTTGCTCGCGCTGGCCGACCGGATCGGCTCGGCGGTCGTCGTCTCCAGCATCTCGGTGTACGAGGACGACAACGGCCGCACCTTCGACACCCAGGCGGAGCCGGACGGCTTCCCCGAATACCCCGTGCCCCTCCCCGAGAGCCAGCGCACGATCCGGCCCGCCGACACCTCGTACAGCACCCGCAAGGCGGGCCTGGAGCAGGAACTCCTCGCCGCCGCCGACCGGTTGCCCACGACCCTGCTGCGGGCGGGCGCCATCCACGGTCCGCACTGCCGTACGCCGCGCGAGCTGTACTTCGTGAAGCGCAACCTGGACGGCCGGCCCCGCCGGGTCCTCGCGTACGGCGGTGCGAGCCGCTTCCATCCGGCGAGCGTCCACAACATCGCCGAGCTGATCCGCCTGGCCGCCGCGCGGCCGGGAGCCCGGGCGCTGAACGCCGTCGACCCGGACGCGCCGACGGTGGCGGAGATCGCCGCCGCGATCGACACGGTGATGGGCGTCGAGCCGGAGAACGTGCTGGTGGACGGCCCCGCCCCGGCACCCACCGTGGGCGACACCCCGTGGTCCGTGCCGGTGCCCGTGGTGTGCGACATGTCGGCGGCGGAGCGGGAGCTGGGCTACCGCCCGGTGGTGCGGTACGCGGAGTCACTGCCGGAGACGGTCGCGTGGATCGAGGCCCGGCTGGCAGGCGAACGGGACTGGCGGGAGGCGTATCCCAAGATGTTCGCGACGTACGGGGAGCTCTTCGACTACGCGGCGGAGGACACGTGGCTGGCGGGGCGGCAGGCGTGA
- a CDS encoding NAD(P)/FAD-dependent oxidoreductase: MRTVAVVGASLAGLSAARSLRKQGYDGRLVVIGDEPHRPYDRPPLSKEFLAGDLGEADLVLETDGEDLRAEWLLGIRATGLDRTERAVRLADGREIRADGFVIATGAAARQLPGSDGLAGVHVLRTLDDARTLRDELARGGRLVVIGGGFIGAEVASTAHALGLDVTVVEAAPTPLAGPLGQAMGSIVSALHTDHGVRLLCGVGVKGLSGERKVDAVLLEDGRSIPADIVVVGVGARPCVEWLEGSGVALDDGVKCGADGRTSLAGVVAVGDCASWYDPRAGHHRRVEHWTGAQERPAAAVATLLAGGAVEPGVPRPPYFWSDQYGVKIQFAGHAAGADSVTVEEGAPDDRNVLAVYRRAGRPVAVLGMNQPRLFTRWRKQLAAATA; encoded by the coding sequence GTGAGGACCGTGGCCGTGGTGGGCGCCTCGCTGGCAGGCCTGTCGGCGGCGCGCTCGTTGCGGAAACAGGGCTACGACGGGCGGCTGGTCGTCATCGGCGACGAGCCGCACCGTCCGTACGACAGGCCCCCGCTGTCCAAGGAGTTCCTGGCCGGTGACCTCGGCGAAGCCGACCTCGTACTCGAGACGGACGGCGAGGATCTGCGGGCGGAGTGGCTGCTCGGGATCCGCGCCACCGGCCTGGACCGCACGGAGCGTGCGGTCCGGCTCGCCGACGGCAGGGAGATCCGTGCCGACGGCTTCGTCATCGCGACCGGCGCGGCCGCACGACAGCTGCCCGGTTCCGACGGCCTGGCCGGAGTCCACGTCCTGCGCACCCTGGACGACGCCCGCACCCTGCGGGACGAACTGGCCCGGGGCGGCCGGCTGGTCGTGATCGGCGGCGGATTCATCGGCGCCGAGGTCGCCTCCACCGCACATGCCCTCGGGCTGGACGTGACGGTCGTCGAAGCGGCACCGACGCCGCTCGCCGGCCCGCTCGGCCAGGCCATGGGGAGCATCGTCTCCGCTCTCCACACGGACCACGGCGTACGGCTGTTGTGCGGGGTGGGCGTCAAGGGGCTGAGCGGGGAGCGCAAGGTCGATGCCGTGCTGCTCGAGGACGGCCGCAGCATCCCCGCCGACATCGTCGTCGTGGGTGTGGGCGCGCGCCCGTGCGTGGAGTGGCTGGAAGGATCCGGCGTCGCGCTCGACGACGGTGTGAAGTGCGGTGCGGACGGCCGCACCAGCCTGGCCGGCGTGGTCGCGGTCGGTGACTGCGCCTCCTGGTACGACCCCCGCGCGGGCCACCATCGCCGCGTCGAGCACTGGACCGGCGCGCAGGAGCGCCCGGCCGCGGCCGTCGCCACACTGCTGGCGGGGGGTGCGGTGGAACCGGGTGTACCCCGGCCGCCGTACTTCTGGTCGGACCAGTACGGCGTGAAGATCCAGTTCGCCGGTCACGCGGCCGGTGCCGACAGCGTGACGGTCGAGGAAGGCGCGCCCGACGACCGCAACGTCCTGGCGGTCTACCGGCGTGCCGGTCGTCCGGTCGCCGTGCTCGGGATGAACCAGCCCCGGCTGTTCACCCGTTGGCGCAAGCAGCTCGCCGCCGCGACAGCTTGA
- a CDS encoding IclR family transcriptional regulator, which produces MQSVDRAISVLEILAQRGEAGVSEVAAEIDVHKSTAFRLLGALETRGLVEQAGERGKYRLGFGIVRLAGAVTGRIDITQQGRPVCESLAEELGETVNIAVLQEHYAVNLYQVRGPGAVTAQNWVGQLTPLHATSSGKILLAHLPAKERAALVAEAGLKKVTPHTITAKSKLEKNLAEAREAGYAWAREELELGLHAMAAPIRDRDGVVVAALSASGPSYRLTEERLHELAPLLRKGADEISHRMGYLG; this is translated from the coding sequence GTGCAGTCGGTGGACCGCGCCATCAGCGTCCTGGAGATTTTGGCCCAACGGGGCGAGGCGGGCGTCAGCGAGGTGGCCGCCGAAATCGATGTTCACAAATCCACCGCGTTCCGCCTTCTCGGCGCCCTCGAGACGCGCGGCCTGGTGGAACAGGCGGGCGAGCGCGGCAAGTACCGCCTCGGCTTCGGCATCGTACGCCTGGCCGGTGCGGTGACGGGACGCATCGACATCACGCAGCAGGGCCGTCCGGTCTGCGAGAGCCTGGCCGAGGAGCTCGGCGAGACCGTCAACATCGCCGTGTTGCAGGAGCACTACGCGGTCAACCTCTACCAGGTGCGCGGCCCCGGGGCCGTGACCGCACAGAACTGGGTCGGCCAGCTGACCCCGCTGCACGCGACCTCCAGCGGCAAGATCCTGCTGGCCCATCTGCCCGCCAAGGAACGCGCCGCGTTGGTCGCCGAGGCCGGTCTGAAGAAGGTCACCCCGCACACCATCACCGCGAAGTCGAAGCTCGAGAAGAACCTCGCCGAGGCCCGGGAAGCCGGCTACGCCTGGGCCCGCGAGGAGCTGGAACTCGGTCTCCACGCCATGGCCGCTCCGATCCGCGACCGCGACGGCGTGGTCGTCGCGGCGCTGAGCGCCTCCGGCCCCTCGTACCGGCTCACCGAGGAGCGCCTGCACGAGCTCGCTCCGCTGCTGCGCAAGGGCGCGGACGAGATCAGCCACCGCATGGGTTATCTGGGCTGA
- the purU gene encoding formyltetrahydrofolate deformylase — MSPRPQPGREYILTLSCPDSAGLVHAVSGFLVRNSGNILESQQFDDRLQDRFFMRVHFDVSDPDANMKTLRYRFGPVAEAYRISWTLTEASTPTRTLIMVSRFGHCLNDLLFRCRTGALNIEIPAIVSNHQDFEGLAQTYGIPFHHIPVTRDTKAEAEARLLELVRELDIDLVVLARYMQILSDDLCKQLEGRAINIHHSFLPSFKGAKPYDQAYDRGVKLVGATAHYVTPDLDEGQIIEQDVVRVDHSLDPGDLVTVGRDVEAQVLAHAVKWHSESRVMVAGNRTVVFR; from the coding sequence ATGTCCCCTCGACCGCAACCTGGCCGTGAGTACATCCTCACCCTCTCCTGTCCCGACAGCGCCGGACTGGTCCACGCAGTGAGCGGCTTCCTCGTCAGGAACTCGGGCAACATCCTGGAGAGCCAGCAATTCGATGATCGACTCCAGGACCGATTCTTCATGAGGGTCCATTTCGACGTCTCCGATCCGGACGCGAACATGAAAACTCTGCGTTACCGGTTCGGTCCCGTGGCCGAGGCGTACCGCATCTCCTGGACCCTGACCGAGGCGTCGACCCCGACCCGGACACTCATCATGGTGTCCAGGTTCGGCCACTGCCTGAACGACCTGCTCTTCCGCTGCCGCACCGGCGCCCTCAACATCGAGATCCCCGCGATCGTCTCCAACCACCAGGACTTCGAGGGACTGGCGCAGACGTACGGCATCCCCTTCCACCACATCCCGGTCACCAGGGACACCAAGGCCGAGGCCGAGGCGCGCCTGCTGGAGCTGGTCCGCGAACTGGACATCGACCTCGTGGTGCTGGCCCGCTACATGCAGATCCTCTCCGACGACCTGTGCAAGCAGCTCGAAGGCCGCGCCATCAACATCCACCACTCCTTCCTCCCCAGCTTCAAGGGCGCGAAGCCGTACGACCAGGCCTACGACCGGGGCGTGAAGCTCGTCGGCGCCACCGCCCACTACGTCACCCCGGACCTGGACGAGGGACAGATCATCGAGCAGGACGTGGTCCGGGTCGACCACTCCCTCGACCCCGGCGACCTGGTCACGGTCGGCCGGGACGTCGAGGCACAGGTCCTCGCCCACGCGGTGAAGTGGCACAGCGAGAGCCGCGTCATGGTGGCCGGCAACCGCACGGTGGTCTTCCGCTGA
- the betA gene encoding choline dehydrogenase, with protein sequence MAPLQYDFVIVGGGSAGCALANRLSADPANQVLVLEAGRSDYPWDVFIHMPAALTYPIGSRFYDWKYESEPEPHMGGRRVYHARGKVLGGSSSINGMIFQRGNPLDYERWAADAGMENWDYAHCLPYFRRMENCLAADPDDEFRGHDGPLVLERGPATNPLFGAFLKATEEAGYAPTDDVNGYRQEGFAKFDRNVHRGRRLSASKAYLKPVMKRPNLTVRTRALVTRVLFEGKRAVGVEYRRGRGALQQVSAKEVILCGGAINSPQLLQLSGVGNAEELSALGIDVVHDLPGVGENMQDHLEVYVQYACKQPVSMQPYMAKWRAPFIGLQWLFRKGPAATNHFEAGGFARSNEDVEYPNLMFHFLPIAVRYDGSSPSGGHGYQVHVGPMYSDAIGSVKIKSKDPREHPALRFNYLSTEQDRREWVEAIRVARKLLSQPALAPYNDGEVSPGPSVETDEEILAWVAKEGETALHPSCTCKMGTDEMSVVDPASMRVHGVEGLRVVDASVMPYVTNGNIYAPVMMIAEKAADLILGKEPSAPSTAAYYRHRDAQKQAG encoded by the coding sequence ATGGCTCCCTTGCAATACGACTTCGTCATCGTCGGCGGCGGATCAGCCGGCTGTGCATTGGCGAACAGACTCTCCGCGGACCCGGCGAACCAGGTGCTGGTGCTGGAGGCCGGCCGGTCCGACTACCCCTGGGATGTCTTCATCCACATGCCCGCGGCGCTGACCTATCCGATCGGCAGCCGGTTCTACGACTGGAAGTACGAGTCCGAGCCCGAGCCCCACATGGGCGGCCGGCGCGTCTATCACGCGCGCGGCAAGGTGCTGGGCGGCTCCAGCAGCATCAACGGCATGATCTTCCAGCGCGGCAACCCCCTGGACTACGAACGCTGGGCGGCCGACGCCGGGATGGAGAACTGGGACTACGCGCACTGCCTGCCGTACTTCCGGCGCATGGAGAACTGTCTCGCGGCCGATCCGGACGACGAGTTCCGAGGCCATGACGGCCCCCTCGTCCTCGAACGCGGTCCCGCGACCAACCCGCTCTTCGGCGCCTTCCTCAAGGCCACCGAGGAGGCGGGCTACGCTCCCACGGACGACGTCAACGGCTACCGGCAGGAAGGTTTCGCCAAGTTCGACCGGAACGTCCACCGCGGACGCCGGCTCTCGGCCTCGAAGGCGTACCTCAAGCCCGTCATGAAACGGCCCAACCTCACGGTCAGGACCCGCGCCCTCGTCACCCGCGTGCTCTTCGAGGGCAAGCGGGCCGTCGGTGTCGAGTACCGGCGTGGGCGCGGCGCTCTCCAGCAGGTCAGCGCCAAGGAAGTCATTCTCTGCGGCGGCGCGATCAACTCCCCGCAGCTGCTGCAGCTCTCCGGCGTCGGCAACGCCGAGGAGCTGAGCGCCCTCGGCATCGACGTCGTCCACGACCTCCCCGGCGTCGGCGAGAACATGCAGGACCACCTGGAGGTCTACGTCCAGTACGCCTGCAAGCAGCCGGTCTCCATGCAGCCCTACATGGCGAAGTGGCGCGCCCCCTTCATCGGACTGCAGTGGCTCTTCCGCAAGGGCCCGGCCGCCACCAACCACTTCGAGGCAGGTGGCTTCGCCCGCAGCAACGAGGACGTCGAGTACCCCAACCTGATGTTCCACTTCCTGCCGATCGCCGTCCGCTACGACGGCTCCTCGCCCTCCGGAGGCCACGGCTACCAGGTGCACGTGGGCCCCATGTACTCCGACGCCATCGGCTCGGTGAAGATCAAGAGCAAGGACCCGCGCGAACACCCCGCACTGCGGTTCAACTACCTCTCCACCGAGCAGGACCGCCGCGAATGGGTCGAGGCGATCCGCGTGGCCCGCAAGCTCCTCAGCCAGCCCGCGCTCGCCCCCTACAACGACGGGGAGGTCTCGCCCGGGCCGTCCGTGGAGACGGACGAGGAGATCCTCGCCTGGGTCGCGAAGGAGGGCGAGACCGCCCTGCACCCGTCCTGTACCTGCAAGATGGGCACCGACGAGATGTCCGTCGTCGACCCCGCCAGCATGCGGGTGCACGGCGTGGAGGGCCTGCGCGTCGTGGACGCGTCGGTGATGCCGTACGTCACCAACGGCAACATCTACGCACCGGTGATGATGATCGCGGAGAAGGCCGCCGATCTGATCCTCGGCAAGGAGCCGTCGGCGCCGTCGACGGCCGCGTACTACCGCCACCGCGACGCCCAGAAGCAGGCGGGGTAG
- a CDS encoding S-(hydroxymethyl)mycothiol dehydrogenase, whose amino-acid sequence MTHQVRAVVARGKGAPVSLETIIVPDPGPGEALVKIEACGVCHTDLHYREGGINDEFPFLLGHEAAGVVESVGEGVTDVAPGDFVILNWRAVCGQCRACLRGRPWYCFSTHNAKRKMTLLDGTELSPALGIGAFAEKTLVAAGQCTKVDRAASAAAAGLLGCGVMAGIGAAINTGNVGRGDSVAVIGCGGVGAAAVVGSNLAGAAKIIAVDIDDAKLDTAKRLGATHTVNSRNTDPVEAIRELTGGHGADVVIEAVGRPETYKQAFYARDLAGTVVLVGVPTPEMKLELPLLDVFGRGGALKSSWYGDCLPSRDFPMLIDLYLQGRLDLDAFVTETIQLDDVEKAFERMHRGDVLRSVVVL is encoded by the coding sequence ATGACCCACCAGGTCCGTGCTGTCGTCGCGCGGGGCAAGGGCGCCCCTGTCAGCCTGGAAACGATCATCGTGCCCGACCCCGGCCCGGGTGAGGCGCTGGTGAAGATCGAGGCCTGCGGGGTCTGTCACACCGATCTGCACTACCGGGAGGGTGGCATCAACGACGAGTTCCCCTTCCTGCTGGGCCACGAGGCCGCGGGCGTCGTGGAGTCGGTGGGGGAGGGGGTCACCGATGTCGCCCCCGGTGACTTCGTCATCCTCAACTGGCGTGCGGTCTGCGGGCAGTGCCGGGCCTGTCTGCGCGGACGCCCGTGGTACTGCTTCAGCACCCACAACGCGAAGCGGAAGATGACCCTGCTCGACGGCACCGAGCTGTCGCCGGCGCTGGGCATCGGGGCCTTCGCGGAGAAGACGCTGGTGGCGGCGGGGCAGTGCACGAAGGTCGACCGGGCTGCCTCCGCGGCGGCCGCCGGTCTGCTGGGCTGTGGGGTGATGGCGGGCATCGGTGCGGCCATCAACACCGGCAACGTCGGACGTGGTGACAGCGTGGCGGTCATCGGCTGCGGCGGCGTCGGGGCCGCGGCGGTCGTCGGGTCGAACCTGGCGGGCGCGGCGAAGATCATCGCGGTGGACATCGACGACGCCAAGCTGGACACCGCCAAGAGGCTGGGCGCGACCCACACGGTCAACTCCAGGAACACCGACCCGGTCGAGGCGATCCGCGAGCTGACCGGCGGCCACGGCGCCGACGTCGTCATCGAGGCGGTGGGCCGCCCGGAGACGTACAAGCAGGCCTTCTACGCCCGTGATCTCGCCGGCACGGTCGTCCTCGTCGGCGTGCCGACCCCGGAGATGAAGCTGGAGCTGCCCCTGCTGGACGTCTTCGGCCGCGGTGGCGCGCTGAAGTCCTCCTGGTACGGCGACTGCCTGCCCTCCCGCGACTTCCCGATGCTCATCGACCTGTACCTCCAGGGCCGGCTGGACCTCGACGCCTTCGTCACGGAGACCATCCAGCTCGACGACGTCGAGAAGGCCTTCGAGCGGATGCACCGAGGCGACGTGCTGCGCTCGGTGGTGGTCCTGTGA
- a CDS encoding 5,10-methylenetetrahydrofolate reductase — MGAAGIRALLRSVRYEVLPAKATEDKVLAHVPRDVVVTVTASPVKGLEPTLDLAGRLAGHGYAVVPHVPARLLRDDAHLKEVVDRLREAGVDDVFVPAGDADPPAGAYDGALPVLRRLSELGGPFAHVGVTGYPESHPLIHDDVTVQAMWDKREHATYIVSNLCFDPRVLGDWIARIRRRDVRLPVHLGVAGPVQRAKLLSMATKIGVGESTRFLTKHASWFLRFATPGGYAPERLLTRTEETLDVPSAGVAGLHLFTFNQIAETERWRRALLERLGG; from the coding sequence TTGGGTGCCGCGGGGATCCGGGCGCTGCTGCGCAGCGTCCGCTACGAGGTGCTGCCCGCGAAGGCGACCGAGGACAAGGTCCTCGCCCATGTTCCGCGCGACGTCGTGGTCACCGTGACGGCGTCGCCGGTCAAGGGCCTGGAACCGACCCTCGACCTCGCCGGCCGACTGGCGGGGCACGGCTACGCCGTGGTCCCGCATGTGCCCGCGCGGCTGCTGCGGGACGACGCGCACCTGAAGGAGGTCGTCGACAGGCTCCGTGAGGCGGGCGTGGACGACGTCTTCGTCCCGGCGGGCGACGCCGACCCGCCGGCCGGAGCCTACGACGGGGCGCTGCCGGTGCTCCGCAGGCTGAGTGAGCTGGGCGGGCCCTTCGCCCACGTCGGTGTCACCGGTTACCCCGAGAGTCATCCGCTCATCCACGACGATGTCACCGTCCAGGCGATGTGGGACAAGCGCGAGCACGCCACGTACATCGTGAGCAACCTCTGCTTCGACCCGCGCGTGCTGGGGGACTGGATCGCCCGGATACGGCGTCGGGATGTCCGCCTGCCTGTTCATCTGGGCGTCGCGGGGCCCGTGCAGCGGGCGAAGTTGCTGTCGATGGCGACGAAGATCGGCGTGGGCGAGTCGACGCGCTTCCTGACGAAGCACGCCTCGTGGTTCCTGCGGTTCGCGACGCCTGGGGGATATGCGCCGGAGAGGCTGCTGACGCGTACCGAGGAGACGCTCGACGTGCCTTCGGCGGGTGTGGCGGGTCTGCACCTGTTCACGTTCAACCAGATCGCCGAGACCGAGCGGTGGCGCCGCGCCCTGCTTGAGCGGCTCGGGGGCTGA
- a CDS encoding bifunctional 3-phenylpropionate/cinnamic acid dioxygenase ferredoxin subunit: MMIPACRLADLPRGEAFRLDVDPPVSVFHTDDGEVFAIDDTCTHQDASLADGWLEGCEVECPLHASKFDLRTGSVDAPPAKLPVRTHEVLVEDGMIYVRVSTDAPNLPPCVAARLAGGPA; encoded by the coding sequence ATGATGATTCCCGCGTGCCGTCTCGCGGATCTCCCGCGAGGCGAGGCCTTCCGGCTCGACGTCGATCCTCCGGTCTCGGTGTTCCATACCGATGACGGCGAGGTGTTCGCCATCGACGACACCTGCACCCACCAGGACGCCTCGCTCGCCGACGGCTGGCTGGAGGGCTGCGAGGTGGAATGCCCGCTGCATGCTTCGAAGTTCGACCTGAGGACCGGCTCCGTCGACGCCCCGCCGGCCAAGCTGCCGGTCCGGACCCATGAGGTCCTCGTCGAGGACGGCATGATCTACGTCCGGGTGTCCACGGACGCCCCCAACCTGCCGCCGTGCGTCGCGGCTCGGCTCGCCGGAGGTCCCGCGTGA
- a CDS encoding aromatic ring-hydroxylating oxygenase subunit alpha, which produces MTSTSLPDSLIATLPGSSYTDPAIFALEQERIFETMWFCVARSSDLAKPGAFRTVDVGRESILVTRARDNSVRSYFNVCRHRGAKLCTEESGEVKRAFQCPYHAWTYDLTGKLVAAPNLTKMPDVGRTEYGLVSVATREWLGYVWVCLAENPPSFEEDVIADVVGRLGDVESIERYGIEDLSVGKRIVYDVKANWKLIIENFMECYHCATIHPELTEVLPEFADGYAAQYYVGHGAEFGAEVQGFTVDGSEGLDRIPGVSEEQDRRYYAITVRPQVFVNLVPDHVIFHRMIPVAVDRTIVECDWLYLPHVVDSGKDVSRSVELFDRVNRQDFEACERTQPGMSSRLYAKGGVLVPSEHHIGAFHDWVNERLGMRQPQ; this is translated from the coding sequence GTGACCTCGACCAGCCTGCCGGACAGCCTGATCGCCACCCTCCCCGGCTCCTCCTACACCGATCCCGCGATCTTCGCCCTGGAACAGGAGCGCATCTTCGAGACGATGTGGTTCTGCGTCGCACGCTCGTCGGACCTGGCGAAGCCCGGTGCCTTCCGCACCGTCGACGTGGGCCGCGAGAGCATCCTCGTCACCCGCGCCCGGGACAACTCGGTCCGCTCCTACTTCAACGTCTGCCGGCACCGTGGAGCCAAGCTCTGCACGGAGGAGAGCGGCGAGGTCAAGCGGGCCTTCCAGTGTCCGTACCACGCGTGGACGTACGACCTGACGGGCAAACTCGTCGCGGCGCCCAACCTCACCAAGATGCCCGACGTCGGCCGCACCGAGTACGGCCTGGTGAGCGTGGCCACCCGGGAATGGCTCGGCTATGTCTGGGTGTGCCTGGCGGAGAACCCGCCCTCCTTCGAGGAGGACGTCATCGCCGATGTCGTCGGCCGCCTCGGCGACGTCGAGTCGATCGAGCGCTACGGCATCGAGGACCTCTCGGTCGGCAAGCGGATCGTCTACGACGTCAAGGCGAACTGGAAGCTCATCATCGAGAACTTCATGGAGTGCTACCACTGCGCCACGATCCACCCCGAACTCACCGAGGTGCTCCCCGAGTTCGCCGACGGCTACGCCGCCCAGTACTACGTCGGGCACGGTGCCGAGTTCGGTGCGGAGGTCCAGGGCTTCACCGTCGACGGCTCCGAGGGCCTCGACCGTATCCCGGGAGTCTCCGAGGAACAGGACCGTCGCTACTACGCGATCACCGTGCGGCCGCAGGTCTTCGTCAACCTCGTCCCCGACCACGTGATCTTCCACCGGATGATCCCGGTGGCCGTCGACCGCACGATCGTCGAGTGCGACTGGCTCTACCTTCCGCATGTCGTCGACAGCGGCAAGGACGTCAGCCGGTCCGTGGAGCTCTTCGACCGGGTCAACCGGCAGGACTTCGAGGCATGCGAGCGCACACAGCCCGGAATGAGTTCCCGGCTGTACGCCAAGGGCGGCGTGCTGGTGCCCAGTGAGCACCACATCGGTGCCTTCCACGACTGGGTGAACGAGCGCCTGGGTATGCGGCAGCCGCAGTAG
- a CDS encoding MBL fold metallo-hydrolase: MAGARIEHLVTSGTFSLDGGTWDVDNNVWIVGDDSEAVVIDAAHDAEAIAEALGDRTLRAIVCTHAHNDHIDAAPELAARTGAPILLHADDLPLWKQTHPDRTPDGELADGQVLTVAGVDLTVLHTPGHAPGAVCLYAPGLTALFSGDTLFAGGPGATGRSYSDFGTIVDSIRDRLLTLPGDTVVHTGHGETTTVAAEAPHLQEWIDRGH, from the coding sequence ATGGCCGGCGCCCGCATCGAGCACCTGGTCACCTCGGGGACGTTCTCACTGGACGGCGGCACCTGGGACGTCGACAACAACGTGTGGATCGTCGGCGACGACAGCGAGGCCGTCGTCATCGACGCCGCGCATGATGCCGAGGCGATCGCCGAAGCCCTGGGCGACCGCACCCTGCGCGCCATCGTGTGCACGCACGCCCACAACGACCACATCGACGCCGCGCCCGAACTCGCCGCGCGCACGGGGGCCCCGATCCTGCTCCACGCCGACGATCTGCCGCTGTGGAAGCAGACCCACCCCGACCGGACCCCCGACGGCGAACTCGCCGACGGCCAGGTCCTCACCGTGGCGGGTGTCGACCTGACCGTGCTGCACACTCCCGGCCATGCTCCCGGGGCGGTCTGTCTGTACGCGCCGGGCCTGACCGCGCTCTTCAGCGGTGACACGCTCTTCGCGGGCGGGCCGGGCGCGACCGGAAGGTCGTACAGCGACTTCGGCACGATCGTCGATTCGATCCGGGACCGGCTGCTCACCCTGCCGGGCGATACCGTCGTACACACCGGACACGGGGAGACGACCACGGTCGCCGCCGAGGCTCCGCACCTTCAGGAGTGGATCGACCGCGGTCACTGA